A stretch of the Mycobacterium shigaense genome encodes the following:
- a CDS encoding TetR/AcrR family transcriptional regulator, translated as MPDARRYDTLLAKGEDRKQRILEVAQRLLARNGWRATTLAQIAGEAGVTPAGLLHHFESKEQLLHAVLDARDLDDEAHADRGGDLLSQISQVAERFNRAPELLSTFTVLLVESILPDAPLHDRMLARQQAATEIVAAAIRRGQTDGAYRADIDPAVKAVEILAFIHGMETLWLLDPSIPLTEVFKQYAETLARDFAPTSQPQTTT; from the coding sequence GTGCCCGACGCACGGCGTTACGACACGCTTCTCGCCAAAGGTGAGGACCGCAAGCAGCGGATCCTCGAGGTGGCGCAGCGCCTCCTGGCACGCAACGGCTGGCGGGCGACGACGCTGGCCCAGATCGCCGGGGAAGCCGGCGTCACCCCTGCGGGGCTCCTGCATCACTTCGAGTCCAAGGAACAGCTGCTGCACGCGGTGCTTGACGCGCGCGATCTCGACGACGAGGCGCACGCCGACCGCGGCGGCGATCTACTGAGCCAGATCTCGCAGGTCGCCGAACGCTTCAACCGGGCTCCCGAGCTGCTGAGCACATTCACCGTGCTGCTGGTCGAGAGCATCCTTCCCGACGCGCCGTTGCACGATCGCATGCTGGCCCGGCAGCAGGCCGCGACCGAGATCGTCGCCGCCGCCATCCGGCGCGGCCAGACCGACGGCGCTTATCGCGCCGACATAGACCCCGCGGTCAAGGCGGTGGAAATTCTCGCCTTCATACATGGAATGGAAACCCTATGGTTACTCGATCCTTCGATACCGCTGACCGAGGTGTTCAAGCAGTACGCCGAGACACTGGCGCGGGACTTCGCGCCGACCAGCCAGCCCCAGACCACGACATGA
- a CDS encoding thiolase family protein — MRETVIVEAVRTAVGKRNGGLSGMHAADLSAVVLNELLERAGVGPEIVDDVVWGCVSQVGDQSSNIGRYAVLAAGWPEAIPGTTVNRACGSSQQALDFAVQAVMSAQQDVVVAGGVEVMSRVPLGSARASGMPYGPKVLGRYDDFSFNQGISAEMIAKKWGFSRTQVDEYSAQSHERAAAALDAGAFTDQIVPVFVEDGTVVNVDEGVRRGTSVEKLASLKPAFVDDGVIHAGNSSQISDGAAALLVTTSEMAVQLGLTPLVRYRAGAVTGADPVLMLTGPIPATEKVLTKAGVALSEVGAFEVNEAFAPVPMAWLAETGADPRRVNPLGGAIALGHPLGASGAVLMTRLVNHMRDNGIRYGLQTMCEGGGTANATLVELLT, encoded by the coding sequence ATGCGCGAGACAGTCATCGTCGAAGCGGTGCGCACGGCGGTCGGGAAGCGAAACGGCGGGCTGTCCGGCATGCATGCCGCCGACCTGTCCGCGGTCGTGCTCAACGAACTGCTGGAGCGCGCCGGAGTCGGACCGGAGATCGTCGATGACGTGGTCTGGGGGTGCGTGTCCCAGGTGGGCGACCAGTCGAGCAACATCGGGCGCTATGCCGTCCTGGCCGCCGGCTGGCCCGAGGCCATTCCGGGCACGACGGTCAATCGAGCCTGCGGTTCCAGCCAGCAGGCTCTCGACTTTGCGGTGCAGGCGGTGATGTCGGCTCAGCAGGATGTCGTCGTGGCCGGCGGCGTGGAGGTCATGAGCCGCGTTCCGCTGGGCTCGGCCAGGGCATCCGGGATGCCGTACGGCCCCAAAGTGCTTGGCCGCTACGACGACTTCTCCTTCAATCAGGGCATCTCGGCGGAGATGATCGCCAAGAAGTGGGGCTTCTCGCGTACCCAGGTCGACGAGTATTCCGCGCAGTCGCACGAGCGCGCCGCCGCCGCGCTGGACGCCGGCGCATTCACCGACCAGATCGTCCCCGTGTTCGTCGAGGACGGCACCGTCGTCAACGTCGACGAGGGAGTGCGACGGGGGACCAGCGTCGAGAAACTGGCATCGCTCAAGCCGGCGTTCGTCGACGATGGCGTGATCCATGCGGGCAACTCCTCGCAGATCTCCGACGGCGCGGCCGCGCTGCTGGTGACCACGTCGGAAATGGCGGTGCAACTCGGGCTGACGCCGCTCGTGCGTTATCGCGCCGGCGCTGTCACCGGAGCCGACCCGGTGCTCATGCTCACCGGACCCATTCCGGCGACGGAAAAGGTGCTCACCAAGGCCGGCGTCGCGCTGTCCGAAGTCGGCGCGTTCGAGGTGAACGAGGCCTTCGCGCCGGTCCCGATGGCCTGGCTCGCCGAGACCGGTGCCGACCCGCGACGGGTCAATCCACTCGGCGGCGCGATCGCGCTGGGGCACCCGCTGGGCGCCTCCGGGGCGGTGCTGATGACCCGGTTGGTGAACCACATGCGCGACAACGGCATCCGGTACGGGCTGCAGACCATGTGCGAAGGCGGCGGCACGGCCAACGCCACGCTGGTCGAGCTCCTTACCTAG